Proteins from a single region of Halorubrum sp. 2020YC2:
- a CDS encoding DUF456 domain-containing protein, whose protein sequence is MVTLAAGLAIALLVVWTASSFVPLVPGGALAALTVVGYAYTTGFAEPSLAVVVALVLVSLLASAADLASGMVSGRLGGASTRTVVVGTLVGIALLIPLGPIGLVVGLGGTVFLAALNEHDGDTREAARQAAYAVVGALASAFVQAVLLAGVTVAFALAVL, encoded by the coding sequence ATGGTGACTCTCGCTGCCGGACTGGCGATCGCGCTGCTCGTCGTCTGGACGGCCAGTTCGTTCGTCCCGCTCGTGCCGGGCGGCGCCCTCGCGGCGCTGACCGTCGTCGGCTACGCGTACACCACCGGGTTCGCGGAACCGAGCCTCGCCGTGGTGGTCGCGCTCGTTCTCGTCTCGCTGCTGGCCTCGGCCGCGGACCTCGCGTCGGGAATGGTCTCCGGGCGGCTCGGCGGTGCCTCCACCCGGACCGTCGTCGTCGGGACGCTGGTGGGGATCGCCCTCTTGATCCCGCTCGGCCCGATCGGGCTCGTCGTCGGACTGGGCGGCACCGTCTTCCTCGCCGCGCTGAACGAACACGACGGCGACACGCGCGAGGCCGCTCGGCAGGCGGCCTACGCCGTGGTCGGCGCCCTCGCCAGCGCGTTCGTCCAGGCCGTCCTGCTCGCCGGCGTCACGGTCGCGTTCGCGCTGGCGGTCCTCTGA
- a CDS encoding zinc-binding alcohol dehydrogenase, translating to MTERALVFTDEREVTVEETEATDPGANEVTVDAHLSAISSGTELLVYRGQAPSGIAADSSLETLNGDLSFPLQYGYALVGTVVDAGGNVDDAWVDREVIAFHPHQTRFTSTTDCLTPLPPDIERRAGALFPSAETATNFLLDGAPKLGERVVVFGAGVIGLCTIRLLAEFPLDSLVVVEPRASRRDLAREFGADEAVPPADVDALFESVGDGHADLVYELSGRPDTLNDAIDVVGYDGRIVVGSWYGSKRSDLQLGGSFHRDRVDLISSQVSTIDPSLRGRWSKDRRTDTALDALRTIDHEALITDVIPFERAGDAYERLDEAPDGTIQVLLSYD from the coding sequence ATGACTGAACGGGCGCTCGTGTTCACCGACGAACGGGAGGTCACCGTCGAGGAGACTGAGGCGACCGACCCGGGCGCGAACGAGGTGACGGTCGACGCCCACCTCTCGGCCATCAGCTCGGGGACGGAGCTGCTGGTCTACCGCGGTCAGGCACCGTCGGGTATCGCGGCCGACTCGTCGTTGGAGACGCTGAACGGCGATCTCTCGTTCCCGCTCCAGTACGGCTACGCGTTGGTCGGCACCGTCGTCGACGCCGGAGGGAACGTCGACGACGCGTGGGTGGACCGAGAGGTGATCGCCTTCCACCCCCATCAGACGCGGTTCACCTCCACGACGGACTGTCTGACTCCCCTACCGCCGGATATCGAACGGCGAGCGGGCGCCCTGTTCCCGTCGGCCGAGACGGCGACGAACTTCCTGCTCGACGGCGCACCGAAGCTCGGCGAACGGGTGGTCGTGTTCGGCGCCGGCGTCATCGGCCTCTGCACGATCCGCCTGCTCGCAGAGTTCCCGCTCGACTCGCTGGTCGTCGTCGAACCGCGGGCCTCGCGGCGCGACTTGGCCCGGGAGTTCGGCGCCGACGAGGCGGTCCCGCCGGCCGACGTCGACGCCCTGTTCGAGTCCGTCGGCGACGGTCACGCGGACCTCGTGTACGAGCTCTCGGGACGACCGGACACGCTCAACGACGCGATAGACGTCGTCGGGTACGACGGCCGGATCGTCGTCGGATCGTGGTACGGGTCCAAGCGGTCGGATCTCCAGCTCGGGGGGTCGTTCCACCGCGACCGCGTCGACCTCATCTCGAGCCAGGTGAGCACGATCGACCCGTCGCTGCGCGGTCGGTGGTCGAAGGACCGCCGCACGGATACCGCGCTCGACGCTCTGCGAACGATCGACCACGAGGCGCTGATCACCGACGTGATCCCCTTCGAGCGGGCCGGAGACGCCTACGAACGACTCGACGAGGCGCCCGATGGAACGATTCAGGTGCTGCTCTCGTACGACTGA
- a CDS encoding GTP cyclohydrolase IIa has protein sequence MSVVQLDEYGPWTVEPSPRRETDLQALQARLYADFADFVGRSDGYAFFNRFDNMLGIANGIDVAEYERFQERVRNRYPITVSIGVGEGKTPVRAVEVASQQLQDAGSAQDPDRREVLSAGDTSGSSGHVTIAHFDIVGVTESFTDTEHAATAGLAIQRSMLALKQRLLSEHDSIAQFVGGDNMIAVCPQLSEDAFGDVVDHVYDQTGIEYQVGIGSGPTAHGAGDRAKEALEHCRETGTRVHEATTIQQQATDD, from the coding sequence ATCTCCGTCGTTCAACTCGACGAGTACGGGCCCTGGACGGTCGAACCGTCACCGCGACGGGAAACGGACTTACAGGCGCTCCAAGCGCGTCTGTACGCCGACTTCGCCGACTTCGTCGGCCGCAGCGACGGCTACGCGTTCTTCAACCGCTTCGACAACATGCTCGGCATCGCCAACGGCATCGATGTCGCGGAGTACGAGCGGTTCCAAGAACGCGTCCGCAACCGATACCCGATCACCGTCAGTATCGGCGTCGGAGAGGGGAAAACGCCGGTCCGCGCGGTGGAAGTGGCGAGCCAGCAGCTCCAAGACGCGGGGAGCGCGCAGGACCCCGACCGGCGGGAGGTCCTCAGCGCCGGGGACACGAGCGGCTCGTCCGGTCACGTCACCATCGCACACTTCGATATCGTCGGCGTGACCGAGTCGTTTACCGACACGGAACACGCCGCGACGGCCGGACTCGCGATCCAGCGGTCGATGCTCGCGCTCAAGCAGCGGCTCCTCTCCGAACACGACAGCATCGCCCAGTTCGTCGGCGGAGACAACATGATCGCCGTCTGTCCGCAGTTGAGCGAGGACGCGTTCGGCGACGTCGTCGACCACGTGTACGACCAGACCGGCATCGAGTACCAGGTCGGCATCGGCTCGGGACCGACGGCCCACGGCGCGGGCGACCGGGCGAAGGAGGCGCTCGAACACTGCCGGGAGACCGGGACGAGAGTCCACGAAGCCACGACGATACAGCAGCAGGCGACGGATGACTGA
- a CDS encoding universal stress protein: protein MSTDIDAIDRTDGTARRSRTDTAVTGAGAGRFERVLVVATDDPAGRAAVSTAVGLAATHGATVDALYVVDTTEGWDLVVERRERTGEEVVEAAAEAGAAAGVDVEKWFRYGAPHQEAIDFAAAHDADLVVVGSARRTGIDRLLHPDPVPGRVRRGVDAPVMVVGPDDG from the coding sequence ATGTCAACCGACATCGACGCCATCGACCGGACCGACGGAACCGCGAGGAGGTCCCGTACCGACACCGCCGTGACGGGTGCCGGGGCGGGGCGCTTCGAGCGCGTGCTGGTCGTCGCGACCGACGACCCCGCCGGGCGGGCGGCGGTGTCGACGGCCGTCGGCCTCGCGGCGACTCACGGGGCGACCGTCGACGCGCTGTACGTCGTCGACACCACCGAGGGCTGGGACTTAGTCGTCGAGCGCCGCGAGCGGACCGGGGAGGAAGTCGTCGAGGCCGCCGCGGAGGCGGGCGCGGCGGCCGGCGTCGACGTCGAGAAGTGGTTCCGCTACGGCGCCCCGCACCAGGAGGCGATCGACTTCGCCGCCGCGCACGACGCCGACCTCGTGGTGGTCGGGTCCGCCCGCCGAACCGGGATCGACCGGCTGCTGCACCCCGACCCGGTCCCCGGCCGCGTCCGGCGCGGCGTCGACGCCCCGGTCATGGTCGTCGGCCCGGACGACGGGTGA
- a CDS encoding Dam family site-specific DNA-(adenine-N6)-methyltransferase: MAEPILKWAGGKRQLLDELYARFPAEFGRYHEPFLGGGAVFFDLEPADATVNDANPRLVNFYEQVRDRPKELIDRLAAFDDPESDPDPALPHAEETARGRDVDAYYYQQRARFNRRPYEGAFDPLEEAALLLYLNRTCYNGLYRENADGGFNVPIGRYADPDWVQRDRIRLASDLLDDAELRNGDFAYVLDAAEPGDLVYFDPPYEPMSATAKFNEYSASGFDREDQRRLLDVAGELDEAGVWVVLSNSGVMYDAYDEAGFRVDREDATRAINSDGDNRDAVDEIVATNVPPAERREAGQRELSGY, from the coding sequence ATGGCCGAGCCGATCCTGAAGTGGGCCGGCGGGAAGCGGCAGCTGCTCGACGAGCTGTACGCTCGGTTTCCGGCCGAGTTCGGCCGGTACCACGAGCCGTTCCTCGGCGGCGGCGCCGTCTTCTTCGACTTAGAGCCCGCCGACGCGACGGTCAACGACGCGAACCCCCGGCTCGTGAACTTCTACGAGCAGGTCCGCGACCGGCCCAAGGAGCTGATCGACCGCCTCGCGGCGTTCGACGACCCCGAGAGCGACCCGGACCCGGCCCTCCCGCACGCCGAGGAGACCGCGCGCGGCCGCGATGTGGACGCCTACTACTACCAGCAGCGCGCGCGGTTCAACCGCCGCCCGTACGAGGGGGCGTTCGACCCGCTGGAGGAGGCCGCGCTCCTCCTCTACCTCAACCGCACCTGCTACAACGGACTCTACCGCGAGAACGCCGACGGCGGGTTCAACGTCCCGATCGGTCGGTACGCCGACCCCGACTGGGTCCAGCGCGACCGGATCCGGCTCGCGAGCGACCTGCTCGACGACGCCGAGCTCCGTAACGGCGACTTCGCGTACGTCCTCGACGCCGCGGAGCCGGGCGATCTGGTCTACTTCGACCCGCCGTACGAGCCGATGAGCGCGACCGCGAAGTTCAACGAGTACAGCGCCTCGGGGTTCGACCGCGAGGACCAGCGCCGCCTGCTCGACGTCGCCGGCGAACTGGACGAGGCCGGGGTGTGGGTCGTGCTCTCGAACAGCGGCGTGATGTACGACGCGTACGACGAGGCGGGGTTCCGCGTCGACCGCGAGGACGCGACCCGCGCGATCAACAGCGACGGCGACAACCGGGACGCGGTCGACGAGATCGTCGCGACGAACGTCCCGCCCGCCGAGCGCCGGGAGGCCGGCCAGCGGGAGCTGTCCGGGTACTGA
- a CDS encoding DUF2150 family protein — protein MTDDDAVETFYTDERWQNWLERLAEEELDPENEDSARLLLNLQDDAAIAVVKVLAAFDEDRIDEDRAVEEIHDIRDIVLDDVEFDDEDKAMLIDGVQTSLVPVFYAAEEYVVGGVVDGDVSEFVRAAAEAEEGDDLDAALGYVVQAGTRVVDGEELDIELVEDLEYGLVSEWVNGLDSLQSAIEDPEVVEEED, from the coding sequence ATGACCGACGACGACGCCGTTGAAACGTTCTATACCGACGAACGCTGGCAGAACTGGCTCGAGCGGCTGGCCGAAGAGGAGCTCGACCCCGAGAACGAGGACTCCGCGCGGCTCCTCCTCAACCTCCAAGACGACGCCGCGATCGCGGTCGTGAAGGTGCTCGCCGCGTTCGACGAGGACCGCATCGACGAGGACCGCGCCGTCGAGGAGATCCACGACATCCGCGACATCGTCCTCGACGACGTCGAGTTCGACGACGAGGACAAGGCGATGCTGATCGACGGCGTCCAGACCTCGCTCGTCCCCGTCTTCTACGCGGCCGAGGAGTACGTCGTCGGCGGCGTCGTCGACGGCGACGTGAGCGAGTTCGTCCGCGCGGCCGCCGAGGCCGAGGAGGGCGACGACTTAGACGCCGCGCTCGGCTACGTCGTTCAAGCCGGCACGCGCGTCGTCGACGGCGAGGAACTCGACATCGAACTCGTCGAGGACCTGGAGTACGGGCTCGTCTCCGAGTGGGTCAACGGCCTCGACTCCCTCCAGTCGGCCATCGAGGACCCGGAAGTCGTCGAGGAAGAGGACTGA
- a CDS encoding FAD-dependent oxidoreductase yields the protein MTDVGIVGAGAGAAAAAFVIGETVPDADVTVLEKSGGLCGRAATRRHEDLTYDYGANYLKSDEDRVVELITETLDDEGLVDVTEPVYTFEADEAVSPGRDADEHKWSYRRGLTQIAKRLFGRTDATVHRRTRVETVRRVEAGSEWELDDADGETHGPFDVLLMNPPAPQTAELLRTAEWDDPLRETLVEAVGGVEYGSVWTAVLHYPFALDVPYYALVNTDKEHAVGWISREECKAGHVPDGETLLVVQASDAWSDAHYDDDPAENVAALADHAANIVGDERLADPAWTDHQGWRYAHPDAGVDRGPVDSARDAGLFLLGDWVAGEGRLHAALANGLDVGERVAYRV from the coding sequence GTGACAGACGTAGGCATCGTCGGCGCGGGCGCGGGGGCGGCCGCGGCGGCGTTCGTCATCGGCGAGACAGTGCCCGACGCGGACGTGACCGTGCTGGAGAAGTCCGGCGGGCTCTGCGGGCGCGCCGCGACCCGCCGCCACGAAGACCTGACGTACGACTACGGGGCGAACTACCTGAAGAGCGACGAGGACCGCGTCGTCGAACTGATCACCGAGACGCTCGACGACGAGGGGCTCGTCGACGTGACGGAGCCGGTGTACACCTTCGAGGCCGACGAGGCGGTGTCGCCGGGCCGCGACGCCGACGAGCACAAGTGGAGCTACCGCCGGGGTCTCACCCAGATAGCGAAGCGGCTGTTCGGCCGCACCGACGCCACCGTCCACCGCCGGACCCGCGTCGAGACGGTTCGGCGGGTCGAGGCAGGCAGTGAGTGGGAACTCGACGACGCCGACGGCGAGACGCACGGCCCGTTCGACGTCCTCCTCATGAACCCGCCGGCCCCGCAGACCGCCGAACTGCTCCGGACCGCCGAGTGGGACGACCCGCTCCGCGAGACGCTCGTCGAGGCGGTCGGCGGAGTCGAGTACGGCAGCGTCTGGACCGCGGTGTTACACTACCCGTTCGCGCTCGACGTGCCCTACTACGCGCTCGTCAACACGGACAAGGAGCACGCGGTCGGCTGGATATCTCGCGAGGAGTGTAAGGCCGGCCACGTCCCCGACGGCGAGACGCTGCTCGTCGTTCAGGCGAGCGACGCGTGGTCCGACGCGCACTACGACGACGACCCGGCCGAGAACGTCGCCGCGCTGGCCGACCACGCCGCCAACATCGTCGGTGACGAGCGGCTGGCCGACCCCGCGTGGACCGACCATCAGGGGTGGCGCTACGCGCACCCCGACGCGGGCGTCGACCGCGGCCCGGTCGACTCGGCGCGGGACGCCGGGTTATTCCTGCTCGGTGACTGGGTCGCGGGCGAGGGGCGACTCCACGCCGCGCTGGCGAACGGACTCGACGTCGGCGAGCGCGTCGCGTATCGGGTCTGA
- a CDS encoding sulfatase-like hydrolase/transferase, with amino-acid sequence MTNIAVVVLDTVRADAFEEAFEWLPGTWFDAAYSTSHWTGGAHASLFTGMYPSEADVTVADWSLSTSERTLAEQLSAAGYRTRAFSANINISPAYGYDRGFDEFDGTRDIEYPTASVFNWYRHLEEHEHPRLAYLTGAAAALRGDYDTGRSLRFGLAEAVAGTPLGDDDDGAGRFRDLARSLSPSEPTFLFANLMEAHQPYRPPASYRSGDPYDLGPAFETTLRNRFDDPDEALAEGVDREHAGPDPDRARAAYEDCVRYLSDVYRDAFEALSARFDYVVTLGDHGELFGEHGVWEHGYGLYPEVTNVPLVVTGPDFSDERVDAPVSLLDVYHTVLALADGTEPDRRGRDLRAADDERGATYLTEYNGIASMRREALCERGYAPDAIDAVDVEYRGLVADGYYGFQSDEGWIETGASPFEAPREEVAARREAVPDNRDGDGTTSVDPAIRERLEELGYA; translated from the coding sequence GTGACGAACATCGCGGTCGTAGTGCTGGATACCGTCCGGGCGGACGCGTTCGAGGAGGCGTTCGAGTGGCTCCCGGGCACGTGGTTCGACGCCGCGTACTCAACGAGCCACTGGACGGGCGGCGCGCACGCCTCCCTGTTCACCGGTATGTACCCAAGCGAGGCGGACGTGACGGTCGCCGACTGGTCACTCTCGACGTCCGAGCGGACCCTCGCCGAACAGCTCTCGGCGGCGGGGTACCGGACGCGCGCCTTCTCGGCGAATATTAACATCTCGCCCGCGTACGGGTACGACCGCGGCTTCGACGAGTTCGACGGGACTCGCGACATCGAGTACCCGACGGCGTCGGTGTTCAACTGGTATCGACACCTGGAGGAACACGAACACCCGCGACTGGCGTACCTGACGGGCGCGGCCGCGGCGCTGCGCGGCGACTACGACACCGGGCGATCGCTCCGGTTCGGCCTCGCGGAAGCGGTCGCTGGGACCCCGCTGGGCGACGACGACGACGGCGCCGGTCGGTTCCGCGACTTGGCACGGTCGCTGTCGCCCTCGGAGCCGACGTTCCTGTTCGCGAACCTCATGGAGGCACACCAGCCGTACCGCCCCCCGGCGTCGTATCGGTCGGGTGATCCGTACGACCTCGGCCCGGCGTTCGAAACGACGCTTCGCAACCGGTTCGACGACCCCGACGAGGCGCTGGCGGAGGGAGTCGACCGCGAGCACGCGGGGCCGGACCCGGACCGAGCGCGGGCCGCGTACGAGGACTGCGTGCGATATCTGAGCGACGTCTACCGCGACGCGTTCGAGGCGCTGTCGGCGCGGTTCGACTACGTCGTCACCCTCGGTGACCACGGCGAGCTGTTCGGTGAACACGGGGTCTGGGAGCACGGGTACGGCCTCTACCCCGAAGTGACGAACGTCCCGCTGGTCGTCACCGGCCCGGACTTTTCCGACGAGCGCGTGGACGCCCCGGTCTCGCTGCTCGACGTCTACCACACTGTGCTGGCGCTTGCCGACGGCACCGAGCCTGACCGCCGCGGCCGCGACCTCCGAGCGGCCGACGACGAGCGCGGGGCGACGTACCTCACCGAGTACAACGGCATCGCGTCGATGCGTCGCGAGGCGCTCTGCGAACGCGGCTACGCGCCCGACGCGATCGACGCCGTCGACGTCGAGTACCGGGGGCTGGTGGCGGACGGCTACTACGGTTTCCAGAGCGACGAGGGGTGGATCGAGACCGGCGCGTCGCCGTTCGAGGCCCCGCGAGAGGAGGTGGCCGCGCGCCGCGAGGCCGTTCCCGACAACCGCGACGGTGACGGGACGACCTCGGTCGATCCGGCGATCCGCGAGCGGCTGGAAGAGCTGGGCTACGCCTGA
- a CDS encoding class I SAM-dependent methyltransferase produces the protein MGELPDGDMNHAQIRYLEAKRSVDERSRSRRVADRLFEALPESPTVGEAGAGTGTAVPWLLERGVTGGSYRGIDLSPTVIAHAKRTQPAALRYRGYDVTDTETGGTVGDFRFGFEVGDALEELRGHSHDLVVAQQFMDLVPLESAVDALTAAVGGGGLVYCPLTFDGVTVFQPDHPADGEIQRAYHDAIDADADRETRAGRHLLDEFRNRAGSLLAVDASDAIVRPRNGGYPADERYFMSCLLDFVEESVPPEATPAVGDWLSARRDQLADGRLSYVGHRYDFLYRTSDEET, from the coding sequence GTGGGCGAGCTACCGGACGGCGATATGAACCACGCGCAGATCCGATACCTGGAGGCCAAACGCAGCGTCGACGAGCGCTCGCGGTCGCGCAGGGTCGCGGACCGACTGTTCGAGGCCCTGCCGGAGTCGCCGACGGTCGGCGAGGCCGGCGCGGGGACCGGGACGGCGGTCCCGTGGCTGCTCGAACGGGGGGTGACCGGGGGGTCGTACAGAGGGATCGACCTGTCGCCGACCGTGATCGCCCACGCGAAGCGGACGCAACCGGCGGCGCTCCGGTACAGAGGGTACGACGTCACCGACACCGAGACCGGCGGCACCGTCGGCGATTTCCGGTTCGGGTTCGAAGTGGGCGACGCGCTCGAAGAGCTCCGGGGGCACAGCCACGACCTCGTCGTCGCCCAGCAGTTCATGGATCTCGTCCCGCTCGAGTCGGCCGTCGACGCGCTGACGGCGGCGGTCGGCGGGGGCGGCCTCGTGTACTGCCCGCTGACGTTCGACGGCGTGACGGTCTTTCAGCCGGACCACCCCGCCGACGGCGAGATACAGCGAGCGTATCACGACGCGATCGACGCCGACGCCGACCGCGAGACGCGCGCGGGGCGGCACCTCCTCGATGAGTTCCGCAACCGGGCCGGATCGCTGCTCGCCGTCGACGCCTCCGACGCCATCGTACGGCCCCGAAACGGTGGGTATCCCGCCGACGAGCGCTACTTCATGAGCTGCCTACTGGACTTCGTCGAGGAGTCGGTCCCGCCGGAGGCGACCCCGGCAGTCGGCGACTGGCTGTCGGCGAGACGTGACCAGCTGGCGGACGGGCGCCTCTCGTACGTCGGACACCGGTACGATTTCCTGTACCGAACGTCGGACGAGGAGACGTGA
- a CDS encoding TatD family hydrolase, whose protein sequence is MTEDLGTPVLDDHLHLDPRHGRGVEAVEEFAHLGGTHLLVVNKPSWLLGVEPDEPADFRAVFEETLETVAAATEALPGRAWPVLGVHPGLISRLVDERNFSPEAARDLMRGGLAVASEYVADGDALALKSGRPHYDVSDAVWEASNAVTRRAFELGADVDCAVQLHTEATEDLTGLAAVADEVGLDPSRVVKHYAAGELAGVTPSVMSDKDRLERAAEAGEPFLMETDFVDDPDRPGMVLGPKTVPRRVRWLLAEGYDEAVRRAHVETPRDVYGIDTEATLDRAP, encoded by the coding sequence ATGACGGAGGACCTCGGCACGCCCGTGCTGGACGACCACCTCCACCTCGACCCGCGACACGGCCGCGGGGTCGAGGCCGTCGAGGAGTTCGCTCACCTGGGTGGCACCCACCTGCTCGTGGTGAACAAGCCCTCGTGGCTGCTCGGCGTCGAGCCCGACGAGCCGGCCGACTTCCGGGCCGTCTTCGAGGAGACGCTGGAGACGGTCGCGGCCGCGACGGAGGCGCTCCCGGGGCGCGCGTGGCCCGTTCTGGGCGTCCATCCCGGCCTGATCAGCCGGCTCGTCGACGAGCGCAACTTTTCGCCCGAGGCGGCCCGCGACCTCATGCGCGGCGGGCTGGCGGTCGCGAGCGAGTACGTCGCGGACGGCGACGCGCTCGCGCTGAAGTCCGGGCGGCCCCACTACGACGTGAGCGACGCGGTCTGGGAGGCGTCGAACGCGGTCACGCGGCGCGCGTTCGAGTTGGGCGCCGACGTCGACTGCGCGGTCCAGCTCCACACCGAGGCCACCGAGGACCTGACCGGCCTCGCGGCGGTCGCCGACGAGGTTGGCCTCGACCCCTCGCGCGTCGTCAAACACTACGCAGCGGGGGAGCTGGCCGGCGTCACGCCGAGCGTGATGAGCGACAAGGACCGACTGGAGCGCGCCGCCGAGGCCGGCGAGCCGTTCCTGATGGAGACGGACTTCGTCGACGACCCCGACCGCCCGGGGATGGTGCTGGGCCCGAAGACCGTCCCGCGGCGGGTGCGCTGGCTGCTGGCGGAGGGGTACGACGAGGCCGTTCGGCGCGCGCACGTTGAGACGCCCCGCGACGTGTACGGGATCGACACCGAGGCGACGCTCGACCGAGCGCCCTGA
- a CDS encoding DUF63 family protein encodes MVGGLLPAGTTLPPAPYLLTVLLATGGVVAALRRRRPPVTARRVLALAPWMAFGSAAHVLYVVDALPPLLSPLAGSPTVYLTAGSLAGAAWLAADAVHPDRVASALAAAGVLCLVPVVAVAASTGVSPEGAGWSGVALALSLLVAGVAWGALTRLRPETAVTGGVGALAVFGHALDGVSTAVGTTQLGFGERTPVSRFLLELGGIPPVPVLGEGWLFLLVKLAVASAVTWLFAAYVRETPGEGYLLLGFVAAMGLGPAAHNLLLFSVAA; translated from the coding sequence ATGGTCGGCGGCCTCCTCCCGGCGGGCACGACGCTCCCGCCCGCGCCGTACCTCCTCACCGTCCTGCTCGCGACCGGCGGGGTCGTCGCCGCGCTCCGCCGCCGTCGACCCCCGGTCACCGCCCGGCGCGTGCTCGCGCTCGCCCCGTGGATGGCGTTCGGCTCCGCGGCCCACGTCCTCTACGTCGTCGACGCGCTCCCGCCGCTGCTCTCCCCGCTCGCCGGTTCTCCGACCGTCTACCTCACGGCCGGGTCGCTGGCGGGCGCGGCGTGGCTCGCCGCCGACGCCGTCCACCCGGACCGGGTCGCCTCGGCGCTCGCGGCCGCCGGCGTGCTCTGTCTCGTCCCAGTCGTCGCGGTCGCGGCCTCGACCGGAGTCTCCCCTGAGGGCGCCGGGTGGTCGGGGGTCGCGCTCGCGCTCAGTCTCCTCGTCGCCGGCGTCGCTTGGGGCGCTCTCACCCGGCTCCGCCCCGAGACCGCGGTCACCGGCGGCGTCGGCGCCCTCGCGGTGTTCGGCCACGCGCTCGACGGCGTCTCCACCGCGGTCGGGACGACCCAGCTCGGCTTCGGAGAGCGGACGCCGGTCTCGCGGTTCCTGCTCGAACTCGGCGGGATTCCGCCGGTGCCGGTGCTTGGGGAGGGGTGGCTGTTCCTCCTCGTGAAGCTCGCGGTCGCGAGCGCCGTGACGTGGCTGTTCGCGGCGTACGTCCGCGAGACGCCGGGGGAGGGGTACCTCCTCTTAGGGTTCGTCGCGGCGATGGGGCTGGGCCCGGCGGCGCACAACCTGCTGCTGTTCTCCGTCGCGGCGTGA
- a CDS encoding 6-carboxytetrahydropterin synthase, protein MVKREFIAQHFLTVPDPEPPEGDVHSHRFTVEVEFAADSLAEYGYLVNINEVESLLDDIEGRYRDALLNDLPEFEGLNPSVERFARIVCDRFREALSGDNPDEVTVRIWEDDLAWASYRTAI, encoded by the coding sequence ATGGTCAAACGCGAGTTCATCGCGCAGCACTTCCTGACGGTCCCCGACCCGGAGCCACCGGAGGGAGACGTTCACAGCCACCGGTTCACCGTGGAGGTAGAGTTCGCCGCCGACTCGCTGGCCGAGTACGGCTACCTCGTGAACATCAACGAGGTGGAGTCGCTCCTCGACGATATCGAGGGGCGGTACCGCGACGCGCTGCTCAACGATCTGCCGGAGTTCGAGGGGCTGAACCCGAGTGTCGAGCGCTTTGCCCGCATCGTCTGTGACCGATTCCGCGAGGCCCTCTCGGGTGATAATCCAGACGAGGTCACGGTCCGCATCTGGGAGGACGACCTCGCGTGGGCGAGCTACCGGACGGCGATATGA
- a CDS encoding universal stress protein produces the protein MTDLDIDLVLVPVDGSEESHEAVDYAIALAAEYEASVHALYVLDEDVVRAIDHGVVDESEVADDSEAFTDSVARRAEAAEVPHSNSIAYGFSTSVKTVHPGSVVLDTAEELESDFIVVPREPVSGDPGEVLGKAAEYVLLYASQPVLSV, from the coding sequence ATGACCGATCTCGACATCGACCTCGTCCTCGTGCCCGTCGACGGCAGCGAGGAGTCACACGAGGCGGTCGATTACGCCATCGCGCTCGCGGCGGAGTACGAGGCGAGCGTCCACGCGCTGTACGTGCTCGACGAGGACGTCGTCCGGGCCATCGACCACGGCGTGGTCGACGAGAGCGAGGTGGCCGACGACTCCGAGGCGTTCACCGACTCCGTCGCGCGACGCGCGGAGGCCGCCGAGGTCCCCCACAGCAACTCCATCGCGTACGGCTTCTCCACCTCGGTGAAGACCGTCCACCCCGGGAGCGTCGTCCTCGACACCGCCGAGGAGCTGGAGTCCGACTTCATCGTCGTCCCGCGCGAGCCGGTCTCCGGCGACCCCGGCGAGGTGCTGGGGAAGGCCGCCGAGTACGTCCTCCTGTACGCGAGCCAGCCCGTGCTGTCCGTCTGA